In Alteromonas sp. RKMC-009, the genomic stretch TTTGCCACTGAATACAGCCGATGCGGGCATTCGATTTCTTGCCGCCGAATAAACGTGGATTACCCGGTTCATAATAGATATTGTGCCACTGAAGCAGTGTGGCATAACCCCGGGAGGCTTCATCTTCCGGCAAATAGGCCTTCAGAATTTGTTTTACCTCGAAACCGTTGGATAACTGAAAGGTTAAGATAGGGTCATAAATGTCTTTCGACTTCACCGCTTCAATGTATTCATACGGCGTCATTTCGTGACTGTGTTTGCCGTAATTCGGAATGCGGCCGCCAGCCATAATAGACTGCAGATTCAGATTCCGGCATAACTCTTTCCGCGCTTCATATAAGCGCCGGCCAAGTCGCAGTCCGCGGTAATCCGGACATACAATGACTTCTACTCCGTAGAGCACATCACCGTTAGGATCGTGGGTGGTGAGGTATGCGTCACCGGTAATCTCGTCATAGGTATGTTTGTCGTCAAACTGGTCGTAATCCACAATAACTGAAATGGCAAACGCAACCACTTTGCCTTTATCTTCGATACAAATCTGGCCTTCAGGAAAGGTGGTAACCTGGGCTTTGTAATTTTTGAATGGCCAGGCGCCTCCCACGTTGGCGTAAACCTTGTCCATCAGTTCTTTCACATCATCATAGTCATCCAGCGTTAAGTTACGCAGTTCCAAATGATGCTCTGTTTCTTCGTTATGATGAATATCCTGACTCATTAAATTCGCCTTACTCTCTGTTTTTACTACACCGGATGTATACACCATGACAGAAAGAAAAGATCCTTTCCATCGCCTTGTCACAGTGGTTAAAAATTGATTGCCAAAACCACTTTTCCGTCGTATAAGTCCGCCAGTTTTTTTACTTACTCAAACACAATAATGACTGCACTTCTGGCTGATGACATTCCTGTCGACACGTCGCTTTTTACCCGTATCGCGGATGACATTTATTCGCAGGGTTACAGCGTACAAGAATATGCTTTACCCGAAGCATTGGCGAATGCTTTATTTTTGCAAAACAATGCGATGAGTGAAGCTGAGTTTCAGGCTGCCGGCATAGGCCGCAGTACTGACTTTCAGGAAAACAGTTTTGTACGGCGGGATGAAATTTGCTGGATAGACGGCTCGTCAGCGGCGGGTGCTGACTGGCTGTCGTGGACTGCACAACTTAAACAGTTCCTTAACCGTAATCTGATGCTGGGTCTGTATTCCTTTGAAAGCCATTTTGCCGTGTATCAACCCGGAGCATTTTATAAACGTCATCTCGATGCCTTCAAAGGTCAGGCGAACCGTGTTCTGTCTCTGGTCACTTACCTGAATCCGGACTGGCAGGAGGCTGACGGCGGTCAGTTGGTCATTTATACCAGTGAAGAAGACAAAACCGGTATTCGCGTATTACCTAAATTCGGTACCGTTGTGGTGTTTCTGAGTGAGGAGTTTCCTCATGAAGTATTACCGGCTACCCGCAGCCGGTCGTCTATCGCTGGCTGGTACAGGGTTAACGGCACCATCGGTGACGTCATTGACCCTCCTCAGTAACCA encodes the following:
- a CDS encoding 2OG-Fe(II) oxygenase, which codes for MTALLADDIPVDTSLFTRIADDIYSQGYSVQEYALPEALANALFLQNNAMSEAEFQAAGIGRSTDFQENSFVRRDEICWIDGSSAAGADWLSWTAQLKQFLNRNLMLGLYSFESHFAVYQPGAFYKRHLDAFKGQANRVLSLVTYLNPDWQEADGGQLVIYTSEEDKTGIRVLPKFGTVVVFLSEEFPHEVLPATRSRSSIAGWYRVNGTIGDVIDPPQ